In Lentibacillus amyloliquefaciens, one DNA window encodes the following:
- a CDS encoding MMPL family transporter → MNRLLQTITDRVTTKKGMWITLSIWLLGTLLLAVFAPSARDYQVTSIESIPDDAQSMIAQDKIDNYFGENNDIQGIMVFQPDNMEAGLAGIPSFLEKIEQENINGLTGVVPLGDLTPQASTQFFSDDGTTAMIPFTLDSSLESGEMKDSIDAIYDLQENEEVTMKITGPAAIGADTTELFSRADIVLIMSTVGIILVLLVVIYRSPFLALIPLLGAAFVYEAVNQILGLMGKAGLQIGQQSFSIMTILLFAALIDYSLFVFSRYREELKQHENKYEAMKRAMRGTGVPIFYSGGTVIAAMLVLFFAEFAEYRNFAPIFGTAVAVVLIASLTLVPAMFTLFGRKSFWPKVPQVGDEQVKSSSLWSKVGKFVTREPVNSVAIIGILLVGAAANVFNLDYEFNTMKSFPDDMPSREGYEMLEEKFEPGDLAPTTVLFESNEALSNEKRQTLADNLSEQQLVESVQVQNMTDDQEVISYQMTFDENPYSGETMNALKSIISDSGSILDSSNLDGDLYFAGETATSVDDRSLNNRDLTVIVILETVLIFGMLIFLTRSFKMPLYMMGTILVSFLAALGLGTFLTELFFGIETVSNRVPFYSFVFLVALGIDYNIMLVSRFMEEREKYPVKTAVEKAVANTGGVISSAGIILAATFSVLMTQPIQLLFVFGFIVAVGILMDTFLIRGVLLPGLLVLFEKDKKQND, encoded by the coding sequence ATGAACCGTTTATTACAGACTATCACAGACCGTGTGACAACAAAAAAAGGCATGTGGATCACACTATCAATCTGGCTGCTTGGAACGCTGCTGCTTGCTGTCTTTGCCCCGAGTGCCAGAGACTACCAGGTAACAAGCATTGAATCCATCCCGGATGATGCCCAGTCAATGATTGCACAGGATAAGATAGATAACTATTTTGGTGAAAATAATGACATACAGGGTATAATGGTTTTCCAACCTGATAATATGGAGGCCGGGTTAGCAGGTATTCCAAGCTTTCTGGAAAAAATTGAACAGGAAAATATCAACGGATTGACTGGAGTTGTTCCCCTGGGGGATTTAACGCCTCAGGCCTCCACTCAGTTCTTTTCCGATGATGGCACAACTGCAATGATCCCATTTACACTTGATTCGTCCCTGGAATCAGGTGAAATGAAGGATTCAATCGACGCAATTTATGACCTTCAAGAGAACGAAGAGGTGACCATGAAGATTACCGGTCCGGCCGCAATTGGCGCGGATACCACTGAGTTGTTCTCCCGGGCGGATATCGTTCTGATCATGTCCACCGTCGGGATTATCCTGGTGCTCCTGGTTGTTATTTACCGTTCACCATTTCTTGCTTTGATTCCGTTATTGGGCGCAGCGTTTGTCTATGAGGCTGTTAACCAAATACTCGGTCTTATGGGAAAAGCAGGCCTGCAAATCGGGCAGCAGTCGTTTTCGATTATGACGATTCTGTTATTTGCTGCGCTCATTGATTATTCTCTTTTTGTATTTTCGCGCTACCGGGAAGAATTAAAGCAGCATGAAAATAAATATGAAGCAATGAAACGGGCAATGCGGGGAACGGGTGTCCCGATCTTTTACTCAGGCGGCACCGTGATTGCAGCGATGCTTGTCCTGTTCTTTGCTGAATTTGCGGAATACCGTAATTTTGCACCGATATTCGGAACCGCAGTTGCAGTCGTTTTAATTGCTTCATTAACCCTTGTGCCGGCGATGTTCACATTATTTGGCCGAAAATCCTTCTGGCCGAAAGTGCCGCAGGTTGGTGATGAACAAGTTAAATCGAGCTCACTGTGGAGCAAAGTCGGAAAGTTTGTGACCCGGGAACCTGTCAATTCCGTTGCCATCATTGGAATTCTTTTAGTGGGTGCCGCGGCTAATGTGTTTAACTTGGATTATGAATTCAATACAATGAAATCATTTCCGGATGATATGCCATCAAGAGAAGGGTACGAAATGCTGGAAGAGAAATTTGAGCCGGGCGACCTGGCACCTACAACTGTCTTATTCGAGTCGAACGAAGCTTTAAGCAATGAGAAGCGTCAGACACTGGCGGATAATTTATCGGAGCAGCAACTTGTTGAAAGTGTTCAGGTGCAGAACATGACTGATGATCAAGAAGTGATTTCCTATCAAATGACATTTGATGAGAACCCCTATTCAGGTGAAACGATGAATGCACTTAAAAGCATTATCAGTGACTCGGGAAGTATTTTGGATAGCAGTAATCTCGATGGAGACTTATACTTTGCTGGAGAGACGGCCACATCTGTTGATGACCGGTCACTGAACAATCGGGATTTGACCGTTATTGTGATTCTGGAAACTGTATTGATTTTTGGTATGCTTATCTTTTTAACACGTTCGTTCAAGATGCCGCTGTATATGATGGGGACCATTCTTGTCTCCTTTCTGGCAGCTCTTGGACTGGGTACATTTCTGACAGAGCTATTCTTTGGCATTGAAACTGTCAGCAACCGGGTGCCGTTCTACTCTTTCGTATTCCTTGTGGCACTGGGAATCGACTATAACATTATGCTCGTCTCACGATTCATGGAAGAGCGGGAAAAATATCCGGTTAAAACAGCGGTTGAAAAAGCTGTTGCTAATACAGGCGGTGTCATTTCATCTGCAGGCATCATTCTTGCAGCGACGTTCAGTGTTCTCATGACACAGCCGATCCAGCTCTTGTTCGTCTTTGGATTTATTGTCGCAGTCGGCATCTTGATGGACACTTTCCTGATCAGAGGTGTCTTGCTGCCGGGATTGCTAGTATTGTTTGAAAAGGATAAGAAGCAGAACGATTAG